The Thermoanaerobaculia bacterium genome contains the following window.
CGTGGTCAGGCCGACGGAGGACTTCCGCGAGGCGACGACGTCCGGAGCGGAGTACAACCCGTCGAGCCCCGACGGGTCGCGCCCCGGCGTCGTGAACGTCAATACCGGGGACTTCGCGAAGCGGACGACGATCAACGTCGAGACGCGCGCGTACCACGAAGGGATCCCGGGCCATCACCTGCAGATCGCGATCGCGCAGGAGCTGACCGGCATCCCGCCGTTCCGGCAGCAGGCGGAGTACACGGCGTTCGGCGAAGGATGGGCGCTGTACGCCGAAGACCTCGGCCGGGAAGTCGGCGGTTTTTCCGATCCGTACCAGCTCTACGGCCACTATCAGGACGAGCTGCTGCGATCCATCCGGCTCGTCGTCGACACCGGCCTTCACGCGAAGCGGTGGACGAGGGAACAGGCGTTCGACTTCTTCCACGCCCATTCGGGAATCGACGACCAGGAGATCGCGAGCGAGGTCGATCGGTACATGATCTGGCCCGCGCAGGCGCTCGGCTACAAGATCGGACAGCTGACGATCCTCGGGCTCCGGGAGAAGGCCCGGAAGGCGCTCGGCTTCCGTTTCGACATCCGCGCGTTCCACGACGAGGTCGTGGGCGCGGGCGCGCTTCCGATGGACGTCCTGAAGGATCGGATCGACGCGTGGATCGCCGCGAACAGGCGGGGCGCGGACGGAAACGAGAGCAAGTAGCGGTCTTCCGTTCGCCAGGGGATCCTCGGCGTCGACGCGCTATGGTCCGGAAGATCGAACACGCGTCCCGGACGGATGCGCGCCCGTCCGAGATCCCTCCCGGAGAGGCCGCGCGGTTCCCAGCGCGTCAGCGCACGCACCGAAGAGGTCCTCGGTCAGCCTCGGCGATGAGACGGCGGTGAAGGGCAAGCGCTCCCGGGCCGCCGGCCTCGGCGACCGGATTTCCCGCGAGCCTCCGTCTCAGGAAACTCGTCGGTTATCGGAGCGGGGCGACGCGCTCGCCACGGCCAGAACGGCTCCCGCAAAGAGCAGCGTGTCGGCGAAGTAGTTGATCCCCTCCACCTGGGCCGCCGTCGCGGTGGAGGACAGCGCCCCGATCAATACGGGCCCGTAGATCAGCAGGATCGTCAGCAGAATCCAGGCGCCGAGCGCGGTGGCCGCCATCCGCGCCTTCCGGTTCAGGAGCATGCATCCCCCGGCGATGACAAGCGCCGCGCCCGTCACGCCGTCGATGACCACGCGGGCCGGAACCCACGCGGGCATCTCCCGCTTGAGCGGAACTCCGGGAAGCCCCAGCGGATGGAAGAAGTGTTGGATGCCGAAAAAGATCGCGGCCAGCGCGACCACCGTTCGGCCGACGCGGATGAGCGTTCCCTTGCTCTGTCCGCGCCGCCCGTCCATGGCGTTTCCGGCGAGAACCCAGCCCGCGCCGCCGAACGACGACTCGCGGAAGACGATCGTCCAGAGAATCCGGTTGTGGGGGTCGACCAGAACTCCACGCGCGACATGGATCATCGCCACGAACAGAAACATCATGATTCCGACCAACAGTCCGGACCACCGCACCGCCACGCGGGCGGCGATGCTCAAGGACGCGGCGACGAGCGCGCTACCGACGAGATAGACCCAGAACAGGCGGCCCGGCATGTACTTCGGCACCAGCGCCAGGACGGACTGCGGGGCGAAGAAGTGCAGCGCGCCAAAGACCGCGAGCGGCATCCCGTAGCAGACGTTGGCCAGCGCGACGATCTTGTCGGCGCCGCGAGCCTCCGCGAACTCCTCTCGTGAAGCGACGAGGCCGATCAGCAGAACGATGGTGCCGGCGGCGCACATCGCGAGCACGACGGGAGAGGATGCGAAGAACGAGGAGAGAATCAGCGGGTGCACAGTCGGGCGATCTTACAGCGCGCTCCGCCTCCATTTCGCGGAGGACAGTGGCTCTGCCATCTCGGCGAGAAGTGGACATTGCCTCCGCATTCGCGCGGTTGTAGCCTCGAACGATGCGCGTTCCCGCCTTCGGATCGCATCGCTATCGGTCACTTGTGACACTCGACTCCGGAGGCCCGGACGATCCGCCTGTTCCGGCGACGAGAGTCGCGCTGCGCGCGCTGGCCGTGGCGCTCCTGCTCCTGGTCCTCGCCGCCTCCTCCGGCGAGGCACACGACTCCCTGCCTCCCGATCTCGACGCTTACGCGGCGCGGACCCTGAAGGCATTCGAAGTCCCCGGCATGGCCGTCGCCGTCGTGAAGGACGGCAAGGTCGTCATGGCCAGAGGCTACGGGGTCCGAGAGCTCGGCAAAGCGCCACCCGTCGATGCGAACACTCTCTTCGGCATCGCTTCCAACTCCAAGGCGTTCACCTCGGCCGTGCTGGCGATGCTGGTCGACGACGGCCGGATCGCCTGGGACGATCCCGTCATCCAGTACCTGCCCGCCTTTCAGATGTACGACCCCTGGGTGACGCGCGAGATGACGATCCGCGATCTGCTGGCGCATCACAGCGGTCTGGGGCCGAATGCCGGCGACCTGATGTCGTTCCCGCCGACGACCTTCTCGCGCGACGAGATCGTGCGACGCCTTCGCTTCCTCAGGCCCGTGACGAGCTTTCGCAGCCGGTACGCCTACGACAACGTTCTCTATCTCGTCGCCGGCGAAGTCGTCCGGGCCGTGACGGGCCGGACGTGGGACGAGTGCGTGAAGGAGCGCATCTTCGCCCCCCTGGGCATGACGCGCAGCAACACGAGCATCGAGGCCCTTCGCTCGGCCGACGACGTCGCGACGCCGCACTCTCGAGTCGCAGGCCGGGTGACGCCGATCGAGTACATGAACATCGACAACGTCGCCCCCGCCGGCGCCATCAATTCGTGCGCCGGGGACATGGCGAAATGGATGATCGCGCAGCTCGGTCACGGATCGATTCGCGGGGCCGCGGGTGAACGTCGTCTGTTCAGCGAGCGCCAGAGCCGGGAGATGTGGTCTCCGCAGACGATCATTCCGATCGACGATCTTCCGCCGCCACTGGCCGCGCTCCGGCCGGCATTTCTCGCCGACGGTCTCGGATGGTTCCTGAGGGACTTTCGCGGACACAAGATGGTCTGGCACACGGGCGGAATATCGGGCATGGTTTCCCGGGTCACGCTGATTCCCGATCAGAACGTCGGAATCGCCGTGTTCACGAACCAGCAGGACGACGGGGCGTTTCAGGCAATGACTTACCACATCCTCGATCGTTATCTGGGATTTCCGGAGACCGACTGGATCGACGCCTTCCGCGCAGCGGGGGAGGCGGCGCGCCGGAACGCTGACGAAGCAGTCAATCGACGGAGCAGAACACGCGCCGTCGATTCGAAACCATCGCTGCCGCTGCCGAATTATGCGGGCACCTATCGCGATGCCTGGTACGGAAACGTGACGATCACCGAGGAACACGGGGGGCTGGTGCTGCGCTTCAGCCGCACGCCGCTGCTGGTCGGCGATCTGGAACACTGGCAATACGACACCTTCGTCGCTCGCTGGCGCGATCGCCGCCTGAACGCCGACGCCTTCGTGACTTTTGCCCTGACACCCGACGGAAGCATCGATCAGATGAAGATGCAGCCGATCTCGCCGTCGTCGGATATCCGGTGCGATTTTCAGGACTTGCTGTTCGTTCCCGCGGGGAGAGACGGGAAGCCGCCGTCCTAGCGGGGCGCCGGAGACGCGCGAATCCCCGGCTGCCCGCTCGCCTGTGGTTGCGGGTACCGGCGCCGGCGATGGGAAGTGGCGTTCGGGCTCGTGGGGTCCTCCCCGTCGGCACGCCTGGCGGCGTGCGTGGGCGCGCAGCCGATGATCTGAATGCATCTGTGCCGCCCTTTTCCTGGTTGCTACGTTTCTGGTCGTCATGCGGTGGGCGGCATGGTTTGGAGCATGGATGCTGGTGAATCTTTCCGGCGTCGCGTCCGGCCAGGTCTCATGTCCGGGAATTCACATCACGATCCTGAACATCAGAAACAGCACCGGAACGGTCGCTTGCGCGCTCTTCGAATCACCGGACGGCTTTCCCCGAGAGTTCCTGCGCTCGGCGACGAACGTCATGGTGATCAAGATCCGAAATACGCAAGCGCGCTGCGACTTCGAGGACATCCCGCCGGGGACTTATGCGATCGCGGTCATCCATGACGAGAACATGAACGGCAAGCTGGAGACCAACTCGCTCGGTATCCCCAAGGAAGGCTACGGATTTTCAAACGACGCCAAAGCGGTGCTCGGAACGCCATCGTTCTCCGCCGCCAGCTTCCCCTACGACGGCCAGACCCTGGAACTGAAGCTGAGCCTGCACTACTGAGCGTCTCGTGTACGGACGCGCCTGAGCATCATTGCCGTAAGGCGCCGACGGAAGGCCGTAAAGGGAGCTTCTCATTCCCACATCGCGTCCCTCCAGTCGCGGATCACGTAGGCCTTCACCAACCCTTCCAGGAAGAACGGGTCTTCTCTGGCAAATTCCTCCGCCGCCTGACGGCTCCTGAAAATGGCCATGTTGCCGTGATCCGCGAACGGACCGATGCCGATAACCTCACCTCTGGACACGAAGCCGTCGACGAAGGACTTGTGCCGGGGGTATACGGCCATGATCTGATCCATCGTGGCCCCGGATGACTCGCCAATCACAACGCTCTTCATGCCACCTCCATTCGGATATTCGCACAGTGCCGCGTGACAGCCGCGCAACATCCCGTGGTCTCACCCGCTTGTGGGCGGCGGTCATCCCGGTGATGAAGCTCCCCGGCCACCGGTATCCCCGCTTGGAAGATCCAGGGCGCGCCGAGGCTGGTCCTGAGACGACGAGGTAGTCAGCCCGCGGCCTGAACGGCCCGGGGAAGCTCGACGGTGAAGATACAGCCCTTTCCCGGTAGATCGCGAACCTGAAGGGTACCGCCATTGGCTTCGGCTCCCCGTTTGCTGATCGCGAGACCCAGGCCGAGACCCGTACGGTTTCGACCCCGTCGCTCGAATGGAAGAAACAGCGTGTTTGGATCTCCGGGGGGAAGCCCGCCGCATTCGTCTTCGACGGCGATCTGGACGTGACCGTCGTCCGCCCATGAACGCAAGAGGACGCTCCCGTTGGGACGGGTGAACTTGAGCGCGTTTTGAACGAGGTTCCCGACGATCGACTCCAGAATCTGCCGGTCACCGTTGACGGCGACATCGCTTTCAATCTTGACGTTCGTGAAGCGCAAACCGCGCGCCTTGGCTTCCATCACCGCGAACCCCTCGACTTCGTCGATGACTTCGGCGACCGGAATGCGCTCCCGGTCGTGCATGCCGGAATTGAGGCGTGATTCCACGATGGCCTGCTCCACGAAACGATTCAAGCGCGAGAGACTACGTTCGAGAAGAGCGCTCGTCGAGCCGTCGACACCCACGCTCCCCGATTTCAGGGCTTCGTAGGCGAGCGTCGCTGACGCGAGGTGGTTTCGAAGCTCATGCGCAAAGATCGCAACACGCTCGGTTTCATTCTCCGAAACCTTCACATCCCGCCGCTTGCCGAACTCCTCTACCGCGTTGGCGATGGCATCGTCGAGGCACCGGTTGAGCACGCGGAAATCGTCCGTCGAAATAGGCGCTTTCCGCTCGATGGCGAGCTCGGTGATCGACTGGCAGACATCGCCGTAGTCGTGGACGACCTGTCCCGAGGTATACCCGAGGCCAAGCAGGTCCTCGCCGTGCTTGGTTGCGTCTTTCCGGAGACTGGGGCTCGAAGCCGTGTGCAGACGGAGGATCTCGACGAGTTGATCCAGGAAGAGCGGAATACCCTCGGTGAGCTCCGAGGGCGAGGGTGGGGGGATCTTTCTCGCCGAGACCTTCGTGCGGCATCGGTTGATGATCTCCTGTCGGTTTTCGGTGATGAATTCGTGCAACATGGCGTGTCCCCCTATCCAGCGGAAAGGACCGAGACCATCCTAGCGGCTTCGTCGTCGAGTGGCATCCGCCAATTTCATCAGCGTAAATCCGGGTCCGAAGGGTCGCGCCCTGTCTGACCGCCTCCGCGTGTCTGGCCGACGGACGGAAGGACCTGGGCCACCGGCACGAGCAAGCACCGGAGCACGAGGTGGATACAGGTCACCAAATCTATTCCCGATCAAACACCAGAATGCTCTTGGGCTGACTTTCATACAGGTCGTGGTCGGTCATCGTCAGGGTCTTGAGATCGGGAGAAATCTCGATCTGCCGGGTGCCCGTGATCGTGCCTTTGACTCTGTAGGTGATTTCCAGACTGCGCTCGTGCACGCGGCGGCCATCGCTCCCATCGAACTTGATCCTCTTGACCGCGTCTTCATCGGAACGTTTGAATGCCAGGCCACCCCTCTCGTCGCGCTGGATCTCGAGCTCGATCTTTGCGGACACTTTCGCGCTCTCGCTGTCCCACGTGCCGACGAGACCTGAACTCCCCGCCGTCCGCTCATACACATAGGGCAGGAACAACCTCGAACCATTCGGCAAAGGCGTCGAGAGCAGCGTCATCCCGTCGGGCAAATATTGCGTGAAGTCGTCGTGCAGAGTCTTGCCGTCTTCGGAAAGCGTCCATTCCGCGCGGAGGATCGTTCGGCCTTTCATCTTGCGGACGACCTCCCAGCGGTTGAGTCCCATCACGGCGACGGAGAAAGTCGTTCCCGACAGACCCGGCTGGTCGGTCCCATTCGCGACAATGGTTTCGGACTCGCCGCCCGTACCGGCAAAAGTGAGCCTGAAGGTATCCGGACCGGCGGCCTCGACCTTCATCTCGTCGATCAGTTTGCTCCTGGACGGGTTCACCTTCCATTTGCCGACGAACGGCTCGTCCGCCGCCCACAACGAGCTCGTCGCCAGACAAACAACCAGCAGCGCCTGAAAAATTCGATTGAACATGGAGCGTCCTTTCGATCTCGGCCACGCGCCTCCCGAACTATTACGTGGAAGCCGCCCCTGAGGTTTCAAGGACAGGGTGGAGCGCTGTTTCAACTCGATGAAGAGGCCGACCGATCCCGTTCCCCGGGTACTCTTTCCCCGGGGAGATCCTGCGGGCGGTCCTTCCCTTCAAGGATTATCGGTGGGAATTTGCGGGCGGTCCTTCCCGCTTCGTTACGAAGTGATCCGCCGAGCGCGCAACGCCTGGACCGCGAGGATTACCGAGAACGCACCAGTTACTCCGAGGACATAGAGAGTCCAAATGAACAACAGGGCGCCGCTCTTCTCGAGAAACTCCGGGCGCAACCCATGCCGCATATGCAGAGGCAGCATCGCGGCGGACATCACGCCACCAAGCAGCATGATCACCTTGCCCGACGCCCATTCTCGCAGCAGCACGGCGCCGCAGACGACGACGACCAGGATCGCGACGGCGACGAGATGATTGAGCCCCGCGCGGTCGAAGCCGAAGACGATGTCCTGCGAGATATGCAGGGCAAGCAGAAGCACGGAGAGTATCGAGGTCACACTCAGGAGATCGGTCTGCTTCACAGGGCTCGCTCCACGGGAGTCAGATGATATACCCAAGACGAGTCACTCCTTCCAGTCTCGAAATCTCAGGAGCATTCGATGCCGGCCGGGGCTCGCGGGATCTGGCTTCTTGATTCACCTGCCGACCTTTGGTTCCCGATGACAGACAACGGGTTCCCGCGGGGCCGCGTGACTACCGATGGGGAGGCGGGATGTGGACAGAGTGTGGGCGTGACAACTCTCTCGGCGATAACGCGCACTTGGGCCCCAGCTCTGAGGGTTAGCGGTCACGTCGCTATCCGTAATCCAGCCGTCGTCAGAAAGCTCCGGCGCTCGCTGCCGGGGAAATCGGTTCCCCGATTCCCGGAGCCCCACGATGGGAATATGCCCGAGTAAATCGGACCAGCCCCGGGAGCAAGGTCATCCTTTATCTCCGGCGATCATCCGCAAGACGCCTGCTGGCGGACAATAACAAGAGATACGCCACGCAACTCGTACAAATATTGACGCATGCCCTTCGAACACGTATACCGACTTCATTTCAAAATAATTTCGCGAATCAATTCAATGCCAAGAACCTTTCTGTATGCGCTCCGTTCCACTCTCTTCTTGTTCTGAAACTCGGTGCTCCCGATTGCCTTCCTGGCCACATATTCTTCCTCGATGCCTTTGTCGCCGATGTTCCCACCATAAGCGGCCATGTTCTTGTAAGTGAGATACAAAAACATGTTGGGCTGATCCGGTGATTTTGGACTGGCCTGGAAGACCTTGTAATCGATGATTACCCCGGCTTTCTTCATGGCCTCCATGGTCGGCTTCCATGTCGACTTCAACCAATCGATGTACTCTGGAAAATGCCCGTACTCCACTTGTATATAGTCTACCTCAGTGACCGGGCCGTCAGTATACTGGCGATCATTCTGGGCAAGCGCCTCCCGGGTAAGTGTATCCTGGGCGCGCGCATCACTCGAAAGTGATGAAGCGGCGAGACAGATGGATAAAATGATCGTCTTATTCATTTTCTCAACTCCTAACACTAAGGTTCACGATATCGTCAATATCCGCCGGCGATGAGCCTGCGAATCTGTCTCACCGCGTAATCGACCTTCATGTCGAAGGCGCGCTTCCCCAACTCCGCCGTTGAGCGGCGCGCGTCACCCTGGATTCCGTTTTGTGGGGTCTCCGGTCCTATCTGCACCTTGCCATCGACGACGGGATCCCCCAGTGCAGACGCGAGCAGATCTCTGCGCACCCATGTGTTGTCCTTGTCGAGATACATCATTTGGGAGGTGTCGTAAAGGTAACCGTGGAGGCCGGGTGGATAGCCGCGCTGCGCCAGGTACTGGTCGAACGCATCATTCGCGGCCCGATACACCTGGTCACAGTAGAACACGCGAATTCCGTTTGGCCTATAGCGGCGGTCGAGCTTCCTGGCGACGTCCTCGTAAACCTGCTGCTGGCCGCCACCGTGATCGCCCATGAGAATCACGTTGCGGAAACCGTTGAGGATCGATTCCTCCGTGATGCGCTCGAGGATGGCGGCGAGCAGCTCGTTCGTGATTCCGATGGTACCGGGAAGCGCTTCTGCATCGTTCGGAGTGTAGGGCAACACGGGCATGAAGATCGCATTGCCGAGTTCTCTGGCGATCGCTTCGACCTGCGCATGCGCAACGACGTTATGGTAGCCGTTCGCCAGTTGGGGGCCCCGTTGCTCGGTACCGCCGGTGTAGATGAGCGCCGTCGTCTTGCCCGCCGCGAGCGCGGCCTTCACCTCCACCCAGGTCATCTTCTCGAACTCCACCAGATCGGCGTGCGCGCGCGGCGCAGTGCGCGCAGGTCCCGCTGCGAGTATCAGGGAGGCCGTGCCGCCCGCGATCAACAGGGGCAGGAAATGCGAGACCGAATTCGCGCGCATGCCATTCTCCTTGTCACCGGTGGTGACATATCTCTGTGCGGTGAGCACCCGGAGTAACGTGAACTGTCCCGATTGTGTTGGATATCGTTATGCGATCCTCATTACTTGCGGCCGCTCTCCGCTGGTCGAGGTGTTGGGCCACCGTGGGCAGCAGTCGCCTGGTCAAAGACGCCGGCCCTGCTCCCCGCTGGATGTTGCTATTTCGACCACGGCGGAATTACGCCGTTCGTGCGGGCGTAGGCGATCGACTGTCCCAGGTGCTCGTGTTGATC
Protein-coding sequences here:
- a CDS encoding serine hydrolase; translated protein: MTLDSGGPDDPPVPATRVALRALAVALLLLVLAASSGEAHDSLPPDLDAYAARTLKAFEVPGMAVAVVKDGKVVMARGYGVRELGKAPPVDANTLFGIASNSKAFTSAVLAMLVDDGRIAWDDPVIQYLPAFQMYDPWVTREMTIRDLLAHHSGLGPNAGDLMSFPPTTFSRDEIVRRLRFLRPVTSFRSRYAYDNVLYLVAGEVVRAVTGRTWDECVKERIFAPLGMTRSNTSIEALRSADDVATPHSRVAGRVTPIEYMNIDNVAPAGAINSCAGDMAKWMIAQLGHGSIRGAAGERRLFSERQSREMWSPQTIIPIDDLPPPLAALRPAFLADGLGWFLRDFRGHKMVWHTGGISGMVSRVTLIPDQNVGIAVFTNQQDDGAFQAMTYHILDRYLGFPETDWIDAFRAAGEAARRNADEAVNRRSRTRAVDSKPSLPLPNYAGTYRDAWYGNVTITEEHGGLVLRFSRTPLLVGDLEHWQYDTFVARWRDRRLNADAFVTFALTPDGSIDQMKMQPISPSSDIRCDFQDLLFVPAGRDGKPPS
- a CDS encoding DUF2141 domain-containing protein; amino-acid sequence: MLVNLSGVASGQVSCPGIHITILNIRNSTGTVACALFESPDGFPREFLRSATNVMVIKIRNTQARCDFEDIPPGTYAIAVIHDENMNGKLETNSLGIPKEGYGFSNDAKAVLGTPSFSAASFPYDGQTLELKLSLHY
- a CDS encoding HAMP domain-containing sensor histidine kinase; the protein is MLHEFITENRQEIINRCRTKVSARKIPPPSPSELTEGIPLFLDQLVEILRLHTASSPSLRKDATKHGEDLLGLGYTSGQVVHDYGDVCQSITELAIERKAPISTDDFRVLNRCLDDAIANAVEEFGKRRDVKVSENETERVAIFAHELRNHLASATLAYEALKSGSVGVDGSTSALLERSLSRLNRFVEQAIVESRLNSGMHDRERIPVAEVIDEVEGFAVMEAKARGLRFTNVKIESDVAVNGDRQILESIVGNLVQNALKFTRPNGSVLLRSWADDGHVQIAVEDECGGLPPGDPNTLFLPFERRGRNRTGLGLGLAISKRGAEANGGTLQVRDLPGKGCIFTVELPRAVQAAG
- a CDS encoding YciI family protein, translated to MKSVVIGESSGATMDQIMAVYPRHKSFVDGFVSRGEVIGIGPFADHGNMAIFRSRQAAEEFAREDPFFLEGLVKAYVIRDWRDAMWE
- a CDS encoding creatininase family protein, translating into MRANSVSHFLPLLIAGGTASLILAAGPARTAPRAHADLVEFEKMTWVEVKAALAAGKTTALIYTGGTEQRGPQLANGYHNVVAHAQVEAIARELGNAIFMPVLPYTPNDAEALPGTIGITNELLAAILERITEESILNGFRNVILMGDHGGGQQQVYEDVARKLDRRYRPNGIRVFYCDQVYRAANDAFDQYLAQRGYPPGLHGYLYDTSQMMYLDKDNTWVRRDLLASALGDPVVDGKVQIGPETPQNGIQGDARRSTAELGKRAFDMKVDYAVRQIRRLIAGGY